A portion of the Chloroflexia bacterium SDU3-3 genome contains these proteins:
- a CDS encoding isochorismatase family protein, translating to MALPAIAPYPMPSAAELPPNRVAWAADPSRAALLIHDMQNHFLNAFRRDEQPVPQLLANIARLREACAAQGVPVFFSAQPGGQSLAQRGLLQDFWGGGIAAGEQPQRIVDELHPRPGETHLTKWRYSAFQRTDLLAQLRAQGRDQLIICGIYAHIGCLMTACEAFMSDIQPFFVADAVADFTPEDHQMAIAYAARRCAVVATTDAVLATLAPAPAAEALSLEGLRQAIADLLDESPAKIGDDDNLMYLGLDSIRLMTLMEQWRRAGVEISFIELAERPTLAGFWSLISAQATA from the coding sequence ATGGCACTGCCCGCCATAGCTCCATACCCTATGCCCTCCGCCGCCGAGCTGCCGCCCAACAGGGTGGCCTGGGCCGCCGACCCGTCGCGCGCCGCCCTGCTCATCCACGACATGCAGAACCACTTCCTGAACGCCTTCCGGCGCGACGAGCAGCCCGTGCCGCAGCTGCTGGCCAACATCGCCCGCCTGCGCGAGGCCTGCGCGGCCCAGGGCGTGCCGGTGTTCTTCTCGGCCCAGCCGGGCGGCCAGAGCCTGGCCCAGCGCGGGCTGCTCCAGGATTTCTGGGGCGGCGGCATCGCGGCGGGCGAGCAGCCGCAGCGGATCGTGGATGAGCTGCACCCCCGCCCCGGCGAGACCCACCTGACCAAGTGGCGCTACAGCGCGTTCCAGCGCACCGACCTGCTGGCCCAGCTGCGCGCCCAGGGCCGCGACCAGCTGATCATCTGCGGCATCTACGCCCACATCGGCTGCCTGATGACGGCCTGCGAGGCGTTTATGAGCGACATTCAGCCGTTCTTCGTGGCCGACGCCGTGGCCGACTTCACCCCCGAGGATCACCAGATGGCCATCGCCTACGCGGCCCGCCGCTGCGCCGTGGTGGCCACCACCGACGCCGTGCTGGCCACGCTGGCCCCCGCGCCCGCCGCCGAGGCGCTGAGCCTGGAGGGCCTGCGCCAGGCTATCGCCGACCTGCTGGATGAGTCGCCCGCCAAGATCGGCGACGACGACAACCTGATGTACCTGGGACTCGACTCCATCCGCCTCATGACGCTGATGGAGCAGTGGCGGCGCGCCGGGGTAGAGATCTCGTTCATCGAGCTGGCCGAGCGCCCGACGCTGGCCGGCTTCTGGTCGCTGATCTCGGCCCAGGCCACGGCGTAG
- a CDS encoding iron-siderophore ABC transporter substrate-binding protein: MRKLLISLALSSALLASCQSAPAATAPTEAPAATQAPAATAAPTEAPAATAEASATRTITDAASREVAVPTSPQRIVTISEQDLDGALALGLKPVGSVNGRGQQSLPSYLGDKVAGIESVGSLAEPSLEKIAALKPDIILFGSLSDALSDQLAQMEKIAPVVVTYKLADDWKTAFRGTASALNQDAQAEAFLASYDARVKEVRAALGEHASDLISIVRWNATGPGIMARDAFSSLVARDLGLQRSAFQQTVEGFSHSEPLSMEELDKLDGDWLFVGTLNAEGDAALTAAKESPLFQQLGVVKGGRVVAVTGQIWGSRGGPLASLIVLDEIQKAMGSAS; the protein is encoded by the coding sequence ATGCGAAAACTGCTCATCTCCCTTGCGCTCTCCAGCGCCCTGCTGGCATCCTGCCAGTCGGCCCCGGCGGCCACTGCGCCCACCGAGGCCCCCGCCGCCACCCAGGCTCCCGCCGCTACGGCGGCGCCCACCGAGGCCCCGGCTGCCACGGCTGAGGCCAGCGCGACCCGCACCATCACCGACGCGGCTAGCCGCGAGGTCGCGGTGCCCACCAGCCCGCAGCGGATCGTCACGATCAGCGAGCAGGATCTGGATGGCGCGCTGGCCCTCGGCCTCAAGCCCGTCGGCTCGGTCAACGGGCGCGGCCAGCAGAGCCTGCCCAGCTACCTAGGCGACAAGGTCGCGGGCATCGAGTCGGTCGGCAGCCTGGCCGAGCCATCGCTGGAGAAGATCGCCGCGCTCAAGCCCGACATCATCCTGTTTGGCAGCCTGAGCGACGCGCTGAGCGATCAGCTGGCCCAGATGGAGAAGATCGCCCCGGTGGTCGTCACCTACAAGCTGGCCGACGACTGGAAGACCGCCTTCCGTGGCACCGCCAGCGCCCTGAACCAGGATGCGCAGGCCGAGGCCTTCCTGGCCAGCTACGACGCGCGGGTGAAAGAGGTGCGGGCCGCGCTCGGCGAGCACGCATCCGACCTGATCAGCATTGTGCGCTGGAACGCCACCGGCCCGGGCATCATGGCCCGCGACGCCTTCTCTAGCCTGGTGGCCCGCGACCTGGGCCTGCAGCGCTCGGCCTTCCAGCAGACCGTCGAGGGCTTCTCGCACTCCGAGCCGCTGAGCATGGAGGAGCTGGACAAGCTCGACGGCGACTGGCTGTTCGTGGGCACGCTGAACGCCGAGGGCGACGCCGCACTGACGGCGGCCAAGGAAAGCCCGCTGTTCCAGCAGCTGGGCGTGGTGAAGGGCGGGCGTGTGGTCGCGGTCACCGGCCAGATCTGGGGCAGCCGTGGCGGCCCGCTGGCCTCGCTGATCGTGCTGGATGAGATCCAGAAGGCTATGGGCAGCGCCTCATAG
- a CDS encoding amino acid adenylation domain-containing protein, with the protein MRELWDTDLPLLAAQSGVWFAQQLDPANPIYNTGEYLELRGPVDHALLARAIRQAVGEAEALHVRLAERGGELRQSPAAGETWPLHMLDLSDAPDPRAAAEDWMRADLASPTDLRRGPLFAQAIIRLGRDHLLWYQRIHHAVIDGYGLALIERRAAEVYAALAAGTPAEAGAFAPLRPLIEEEAAYRASPDFASDAAYWREQLADAPEAATLAGRAAETSHSFTRRSTALPRPTALALRAAAERCKASWPELVLAAAAIYLHRMTGAQDVVLGLPSMNRLGSAALRVPAMVVNVLPLRLAVQPAMPVADLVRQVVRQVRAARRHQRYRYEDILRDTRRVGGRLIGPMVNILPFQERLSFGEVIAEAHNLSAGPVDDLSIAVYDRGDGLRIDLDANPALYCPEELETHLRRFVALLGHMAAGDAATVGGLPMLLPEERAALEAQWARAEHPIPALAIPALFEAQADRSPDALALVAGPERLSFAQLDERANRLAHELIARGAGRGQVVAVALPRNAWAIVALLAALKAGAAYLPLNPDYPAERLAFMLNDAKPALLLTAAQLAPALPGGAATLALDTAELSAALRAHPSIRPPAPRPDDAAYIIYTSGSTGAPKGVVVEHRSLVNLFCCHQHERFAPAMASGRLRVAHTAALSFDAAWDPILWMFAGNELHLLDEQTYLDPAALAAYVAAMKIDYLDFTPSHFQQLLAYGMFGQGRHRPKLVVLGGEALPAPLWDALQQIGGLTSYNYYGPTEATVDAYIWRADADGAQLGEPVWNTRAYVLDAAGQLAPPGVAGELHLAGLGLARGYLNRPELTAERFVADPFGPAGSRMYRTGDLVRADGRGTLTFLGRTDDQVKIRGHRIELGEVEAALARLPGVAQAAALVREDAPGERRLVAYVAGQGHMPDPAALRAALAAALPAPMVPAAIVALGALPLTPNGKLDRKALPAPEAPAAPAGRAPRTPQEAALCGLFAEVLGLPAVGIDEGFFDLGGHSLLAVRLITRVREALGVDVAIGALFERPTVAGLAARLGAAAAQRPALVPAPRGADAPLSFAQRRLWFLGQLEGPSPTYNLPLVLRLSGPLDRAALEQALADLLARHESLRTVFPAEQGAPRQRILPERTRLPLHLVECQSAALDAALLEAARHGFDLASELPLRATLFALGPGEHALLLLLHHIAGDGASLDPLARDLAQAYAARRAGGAPAWQPLPVQYADYAAWQARLLGDDADPESLIARQLAFWRGALAGAPDQLELPTDRPRPAVASYRGATVPLAIPPALHARLAALARERGATVFMVIQAALAALLTRLGAGSDIPIGSPVAGRDERALDGLIGFFVNTLVLRTRTEGNPSFAALVDRVREADLAAYAHQDVPFERLVEALNPPRSLARHPLFQVMLAFQSAPDAPLAMADLRASMRPLHIGAAKFDLLLNLDERRSADGSPAGIEGFLEYSADLFGLPSAQALAARLLRLIEAAAASPSTPIGLLPLLSAQELAQIEAWNRTAHPVAPETLPSAFLAQVARSPDAPAVVFEGAQLTYAELDAAACRLARLLIDHGAGPERIVAVVVPRSLELITALYAIHKAGAAYLPIDPDYPLDRIAFMLEDAAPACVLSLAPVVGVLPQDLVAPVLVLDTPSLAEELRRYPAHALAPAELAEPLRPDHPAYVIYTSGSTGRPKGVVVPHAGIINRLRWMQAEYRLGADDRVLQKTPSSFDVSVWEFFWPLLEGATLVVARPDGHKDPAYLAELIQAERITTIHFVPSMLQVFIHEPSAARCTGLRRVICSGEALPAELVGQFYARLDVPLHNLYGPTEASVDVTYWPCRPGDAATSVPIGRPVWNTQLRILDANMQPLPVGVAGELYLAGVQLARGYLNRPELTAERFVADPFGPAGARMYRTGDLARWRDDGAVEYIGRIDHQVKIRGFRIELEEIEAQLAQRPEVAQVAVVVREDAPGDRRIVAYVVPTALAEYDPVRLRRHLAGRLPEYMVPSAFVAVAALPLSPNGKLDRKALPAPDAPASVGGRPPRTPQEAALCEIFAEVLGLSEVGAEDSFFDLGGHSLLAVQLISRAREALGAALSIGSLFAAPTPAALAASLDAGAAADALGVLLPLRAKGDQPPLFCLHPAGGLSWCYSGLARSLGAGRPVYGIQARGAACDEPLPASMDEMAADYIAQLRAVQPSGPYHLLGWSTGGIIAHAMARQLQRQGEELALLAIIDAYPADLMAGLPVSDEIEAMEALLIMAGYDLDALGDLPMEFGSVIGVLRQDGSPLASLDEATIMRLKQIYLNTNWAMRAYRHQRVAGDLLFFRATVETADDALTAETWRPYVAGEIESHDIACSHKDITQPGPLAEIGRILAARLAAALETR; encoded by the coding sequence ATGCGTGAACTGTGGGATACCGATCTTCCGCTGCTCGCCGCCCAGTCGGGCGTGTGGTTTGCCCAGCAGCTCGACCCGGCCAACCCGATCTACAACACCGGCGAGTACCTAGAGCTGCGCGGGCCGGTCGACCATGCCCTGCTGGCGCGGGCCATCCGCCAGGCCGTGGGCGAGGCCGAGGCGCTGCACGTGCGCCTTGCCGAGCGCGGCGGCGAGCTGCGCCAGTCGCCTGCGGCGGGGGAAACCTGGCCGCTGCACATGCTCGATCTGAGCGACGCGCCCGACCCGCGCGCCGCCGCCGAGGACTGGATGCGCGCCGACCTGGCCAGCCCGACCGACCTGCGGCGCGGGCCGCTGTTCGCCCAGGCGATCATCCGGCTGGGGCGCGACCACCTGCTGTGGTACCAGCGCATCCACCACGCCGTGATCGACGGCTACGGGCTGGCCCTGATCGAGCGCCGCGCCGCCGAGGTCTACGCCGCGCTGGCCGCTGGCACGCCCGCCGAGGCGGGCGCGTTTGCGCCGCTGCGCCCGCTGATCGAGGAGGAGGCGGCCTACCGCGCCTCGCCCGATTTCGCCAGCGATGCGGCCTACTGGCGCGAGCAGCTGGCCGACGCGCCCGAGGCCGCGACCCTGGCCGGGCGGGCGGCGGAGACATCCCACAGCTTCACGCGGCGCAGCACCGCGCTGCCCCGGCCCACGGCCCTGGCCCTGCGCGCCGCCGCCGAGCGCTGCAAGGCCAGCTGGCCCGAGCTGGTGCTGGCCGCCGCCGCGATCTACCTGCACCGCATGACCGGCGCGCAGGATGTGGTGCTGGGCCTGCCCAGCATGAACCGGCTGGGCAGCGCCGCGCTGCGGGTGCCCGCCATGGTGGTGAACGTGCTGCCGCTGCGGCTGGCGGTCCAGCCTGCCATGCCCGTGGCCGACCTCGTGCGCCAGGTGGTGCGCCAGGTGCGCGCCGCCCGCCGCCACCAGCGCTACCGCTACGAGGACATATTGCGCGACACGCGGCGGGTCGGCGGGCGGCTGATCGGGCCGATGGTTAACATCCTGCCGTTCCAGGAGCGGCTGTCGTTTGGCGAGGTGATCGCCGAGGCCCACAACCTCTCGGCGGGGCCGGTGGATGATCTCTCGATCGCGGTCTACGACCGGGGCGACGGCCTGCGGATCGACCTGGACGCCAACCCCGCGCTGTACTGCCCCGAGGAGCTAGAGACGCACCTGCGCCGCTTTGTGGCCCTGCTGGGGCATATGGCGGCAGGCGATGCGGCCACGGTTGGCGGCCTGCCCATGCTGCTGCCCGAGGAGCGGGCCGCGCTGGAGGCCCAGTGGGCCAGGGCCGAGCATCCCATCCCCGCCCTGGCCATCCCAGCCTTGTTCGAGGCCCAGGCCGACCGCAGCCCCGACGCGCTGGCGCTGGTGGCCGGGCCGGAGCGCCTGAGCTTTGCGCAGCTCGATGAGCGGGCCAACCGGCTGGCCCACGAGCTGATCGCGCGGGGCGCGGGGCGCGGCCAGGTGGTGGCCGTGGCGCTGCCGCGCAACGCGTGGGCCATCGTGGCCCTGCTGGCCGCGCTGAAGGCGGGCGCGGCCTACCTGCCGCTGAACCCCGACTACCCGGCGGAGCGGCTGGCCTTCATGCTGAATGACGCCAAGCCCGCCCTGCTGCTCACCGCCGCCCAGCTCGCGCCCGCGCTGCCGGGCGGCGCGGCCACGCTGGCGCTCGACACGGCGGAGCTTTCCGCCGCCCTGCGCGCCCACCCGAGCATCCGCCCGCCCGCGCCCCGCCCCGACGACGCGGCCTACATCATCTACACATCCGGCTCGACGGGCGCGCCCAAGGGCGTGGTGGTGGAGCACCGCAGCCTGGTCAACCTATTCTGCTGCCACCAGCACGAGCGCTTCGCCCCGGCCATGGCGAGCGGGCGGCTGCGCGTGGCCCACACCGCCGCGCTCAGCTTCGACGCCGCGTGGGACCCGATTCTATGGATGTTCGCGGGCAACGAGCTGCACCTGCTGGATGAGCAGACCTACCTCGACCCCGCCGCGCTGGCCGCCTACGTGGCCGCGATGAAGATCGACTACCTCGACTTCACGCCCTCGCACTTTCAGCAGCTGCTGGCCTACGGCATGTTTGGCCAGGGCCGCCACCGCCCCAAACTGGTGGTGCTGGGCGGCGAGGCCCTGCCCGCGCCGCTCTGGGACGCGCTCCAGCAGATCGGGGGCCTGACCAGCTACAACTACTACGGCCCCACCGAGGCCACCGTGGACGCCTACATCTGGCGGGCCGACGCCGACGGCGCGCAGCTGGGCGAGCCGGTCTGGAACACGCGGGCCTATGTGCTGGATGCGGCGGGCCAGCTTGCGCCCCCCGGCGTGGCGGGCGAGCTGCACCTGGCGGGCTTGGGGCTGGCGCGTGGCTACCTGAACCGCCCCGAGCTGACCGCCGAGCGATTCGTGGCCGACCCGTTCGGCCCCGCCGGATCGCGCATGTACCGCACGGGCGATCTGGTGCGCGCCGATGGGCGCGGCACGCTCACCTTCCTGGGCCGCACCGACGATCAGGTGAAGATTCGCGGCCACCGCATCGAGCTGGGCGAGGTGGAGGCCGCGCTGGCCCGCCTGCCCGGCGTGGCCCAGGCGGCGGCGCTGGTGCGCGAGGATGCCCCGGGCGAGCGGCGGCTGGTGGCCTACGTGGCGGGCCAGGGCCACATGCCCGACCCCGCCGCCCTGCGCGCGGCGCTGGCCGCAGCGCTGCCCGCGCCCATGGTGCCCGCCGCTATTGTGGCGCTGGGCGCGCTGCCGCTCACGCCCAACGGCAAGCTGGACCGCAAGGCCCTGCCCGCCCCCGAGGCCCCCGCCGCCCCGGCTGGCCGCGCCCCGCGCACCCCGCAGGAGGCCGCGCTGTGCGGCCTGTTCGCCGAGGTGCTGGGCCTGCCCGCCGTCGGCATCGACGAGGGCTTCTTCGACCTGGGCGGCCACTCGCTGCTGGCGGTGCGGCTGATCACCCGCGTGCGCGAGGCGCTGGGGGTGGATGTGGCCATCGGCGCGCTGTTCGAGCGGCCCACGGTGGCCGGGCTGGCCGCCCGCCTAGGCGCCGCCGCCGCCCAGCGGCCCGCGCTGGTGCCCGCGCCGCGCGGCGCGGATGCGCCGCTCTCCTTCGCCCAGCGGCGGCTGTGGTTCCTGGGCCAGCTGGAGGGGCCAAGCCCCACCTACAACCTGCCGCTGGTGCTGCGGCTCTCCGGCCCGCTCGACCGCGCCGCCCTAGAGCAGGCCCTGGCCGACCTGCTGGCCCGCCACGAGAGCCTGCGCACCGTCTTCCCCGCCGAGCAGGGCGCGCCCCGCCAGCGCATCCTGCCCGAGCGCACGCGGCTGCCGCTGCACCTGGTGGAATGCCAGTCCGCCGCGCTGGACGCGGCCCTGCTGGAGGCCGCGCGCCACGGCTTCGACCTAGCCAGCGAGCTGCCGCTGCGGGCCACGCTGTTCGCGCTCGGCCCTGGCGAGCACGCGCTGCTGCTGCTGCTGCACCACATCGCTGGCGACGGCGCGTCGCTCGACCCGCTGGCGCGCGACCTGGCCCAGGCCTACGCCGCCCGCCGGGCCGGGGGAGCGCCCGCCTGGCAGCCCCTGCCCGTGCAGTACGCCGACTACGCCGCTTGGCAAGCCCGCCTGCTGGGCGACGACGCCGACCCGGAGAGCCTGATCGCCCGCCAGCTGGCCTTCTGGCGCGGCGCGCTGGCGGGAGCACCCGACCAGCTGGAGCTGCCGACCGACCGACCGCGCCCCGCCGTGGCCAGCTACCGCGGCGCGACGGTGCCGCTGGCCATCCCGCCCGCGCTGCACGCCCGCCTGGCCGCCCTGGCCCGCGAGCGCGGCGCGACCGTGTTTATGGTCATCCAGGCCGCGCTGGCGGCGCTGCTCACCCGCCTGGGCGCTGGCAGCGACATCCCGATCGGCAGCCCCGTGGCGGGCCGCGATGAGCGCGCGCTCGACGGCCTGATCGGCTTCTTTGTGAACACGCTGGTGCTGCGCACGCGCACCGAGGGCAACCCCAGCTTCGCCGCGCTGGTCGACCGCGTGCGCGAGGCCGATCTGGCCGCCTACGCCCACCAGGATGTGCCCTTCGAGCGGCTGGTCGAGGCCCTGAACCCGCCCCGCTCGCTGGCCCGCCACCCGCTGTTCCAGGTGATGCTGGCCTTCCAGAGCGCGCCCGACGCGCCGCTGGCCATGGCCGATCTGCGCGCCAGCATGCGCCCGCTGCACATCGGTGCGGCCAAGTTCGACCTGCTGCTGAATCTGGACGAGCGGCGCAGCGCCGACGGCTCGCCCGCAGGCATCGAGGGCTTTCTGGAGTACAGCGCCGACCTGTTCGGCCTGCCCAGCGCCCAGGCCCTGGCCGCGCGGCTGCTGCGCCTGATCGAGGCGGCGGCGGCCAGCCCATCCACGCCCATCGGCCTGCTGCCGCTGCTCTCCGCCCAGGAGCTGGCCCAGATCGAGGCCTGGAACCGCACCGCGCACCCCGTCGCACCCGAGACGCTGCCCAGCGCCTTCCTGGCCCAGGTGGCGCGCAGCCCCGACGCGCCCGCCGTGGTGTTCGAGGGTGCGCAGCTCACCTACGCCGAGCTAGATGCCGCCGCCTGCCGCCTGGCCCGCCTGCTGATCGACCACGGCGCGGGGCCGGAGCGGATCGTGGCGGTGGTGGTGCCGCGCTCGCTGGAGCTGATCACCGCGCTGTATGCCATCCACAAGGCGGGCGCGGCCTATCTGCCGATCGACCCAGACTACCCGCTCGACCGCATCGCCTTCATGCTGGAAGATGCGGCCCCGGCCTGCGTGCTCAGCCTCGCGCCGGTGGTGGGGGTGCTGCCGCAGGATCTGGTCGCGCCCGTGCTGGTGCTCGACACGCCCTCGCTGGCCGAGGAGCTGCGCCGCTACCCCGCGCACGCCCTGGCCCCCGCCGAGCTGGCCGAGCCGCTGCGCCCCGACCACCCGGCCTATGTGATCTACACCTCTGGCTCCACGGGCCGCCCCAAGGGCGTGGTGGTGCCGCATGCGGGCATCATCAACCGGCTGCGCTGGATGCAGGCCGAGTACCGCCTGGGCGCGGATGACCGCGTGCTCCAGAAGACCCCATCCAGCTTCGATGTGTCGGTGTGGGAGTTCTTCTGGCCGCTGCTAGAGGGCGCGACGCTGGTGGTGGCCCGCCCCGACGGCCACAAAGACCCAGCCTATCTGGCCGAGCTGATCCAGGCCGAGCGGATCACCACCATCCACTTCGTGCCATCTATGCTCCAGGTCTTCATCCACGAGCCGAGCGCGGCCCGCTGCACCGGCCTGCGCCGCGTGATCTGCAGCGGAGAGGCGCTGCCCGCCGAGCTGGTGGGCCAGTTCTACGCGCGGCTGGATGTGCCGCTGCACAACCTCTACGGCCCCACCGAGGCCTCGGTGGATGTGACCTACTGGCCATGCCGCCCCGGCGATGCCGCCACGTCGGTGCCCATCGGTCGGCCTGTGTGGAACACCCAGCTGCGCATCCTAGACGCCAACATGCAGCCGCTGCCTGTTGGCGTGGCGGGCGAGCTGTACCTAGCTGGGGTGCAGCTGGCGCGCGGCTACCTGAACCGCCCCGAGCTGACTGCCGAGCGCTTCGTGGCCGACCCGTTCGGCCCTGCCGGAGCGCGCATGTACCGCACGGGCGACCTGGCCCGCTGGCGCGACGACGGCGCGGTCGAGTATATTGGGCGGATCGACCACCAGGTGAAGATTCGCGGCTTCCGCATCGAGCTGGAGGAGATCGAGGCCCAGCTGGCCCAGCGCCCCGAGGTGGCCCAGGTGGCCGTGGTGGTGCGCGAGGACGCGCCGGGCGACCGGCGGATCGTGGCCTATGTGGTGCCTACCGCCCTGGCCGAGTATGATCCCGTGCGCCTGCGCCGCCACCTGGCCGGTCGGCTGCCCGAGTATATGGTGCCCTCGGCCTTCGTGGCTGTGGCCGCGCTGCCGCTCTCGCCCAACGGCAAGCTGGACCGCAAGGCCCTGCCCGCGCCCGACGCCCCCGCCAGCGTAGGCGGTCGCCCGCCCCGCACCCCGCAGGAGGCCGCGCTCTGCGAGATCTTCGCCGAGGTGCTGGGCCTGTCCGAGGTCGGCGCGGAGGACAGCTTCTTCGACCTGGGCGGCCACTCGCTGCTGGCCGTGCAGCTGATCAGCCGCGCCCGCGAGGCGCTGGGGGCCGCCCTGAGCATCGGCAGCCTGTTCGCGGCCCCCACCCCCGCCGCCCTGGCCGCCTCGCTTGACGCGGGCGCGGCAGCCGACGCGCTGGGCGTGCTGCTGCCCCTGCGCGCCAAGGGCGACCAGCCGCCGCTGTTCTGCCTGCACCCGGCGGGCGGCCTGAGCTGGTGCTACTCGGGGCTGGCCCGCAGCCTGGGCGCTGGACGCCCGGTCTACGGCATCCAGGCCAGGGGCGCGGCCTGCGACGAGCCGCTGCCCGCATCCATGGACGAGATGGCCGCCGACTACATCGCCCAGCTGCGCGCCGTGCAGCCCAGCGGCCCCTACCACCTGCTCGGCTGGTCCACCGGCGGCATCATCGCCCACGCCATGGCCCGCCAGCTCCAGCGCCAGGGCGAGGAGCTGGCCCTGCTGGCGATCATCGATGCCTACCCCGCCGACCTGATGGCCGGGCTGCCGGTCTCCGACGAGATCGAGGCCATGGAGGCCCTGCTGATCATGGCGGGCTACGACCTGGATGCGCTGGGCGACCTGCCGATGGAGTTCGGCAGCGTGATCGGCGTGCTGCGCCAGGATGGCAGCCCGCTGGCCAGCCTGGATGAGGCCACGATCATGCGGCTCAAGCAGATCTACCTCAATACCAACTGGGCCATGCGCGCCTACCGCCACCAGCGTGTCGCGGGCGACCTGCTGTTCTTCCGCGCCACCGTGGAGACCGCCGATGACGCGCTGACCGCCGAGACATGGCGGCCCTACGTGGCGGGCGAGATCGAGAGCCACGACATCGCCTGCTCGCACAAGGACATCACCCAGCCCGGCCCGCTGGCCGAGATAGGCCGCATCCTAGCCGCCCGCCTCGCCGCCGCGCTGGAGACACGCTAG